In a genomic window of Bradyrhizobium sp. LLZ17:
- a CDS encoding phosphatase PAP2 family protein, producing the protein MPVPDLANGVFDFVASNKASRRDRDLAPVGSGRNERALWFIIAAGTAGLLLACRLFNFKIALTSGLLTIVTNAVLLGVARLSKKQGWMKISGWLTASVLMSFVTIVLTALSYVLASTNLPLCDATLISLDRAIGVDWPSLVRSIMHQQTLMFVLNVAYASLHYQCPLLVPVLFFMGQQEKRHAVRSRLVDCAGRDGPHLTVHACFGRLSSLSTRA; encoded by the coding sequence ATGCCCGTCCCGGATCTCGCAAATGGGGTCTTCGATTTTGTCGCTTCGAACAAGGCCTCGCGCCGGGACAGAGACCTCGCGCCGGTTGGGTCAGGACGCAACGAGCGTGCGCTCTGGTTCATCATTGCCGCAGGCACGGCCGGTTTGCTGTTGGCGTGTCGCCTGTTCAACTTCAAAATCGCGCTCACAAGCGGTCTGCTGACGATCGTCACGAACGCCGTTTTGCTCGGTGTCGCACGCCTGAGCAAAAAGCAGGGCTGGATGAAAATCTCCGGCTGGCTCACGGCGAGTGTGCTGATGAGCTTCGTGACGATTGTTCTGACGGCTCTGAGCTACGTGCTTGCGAGCACCAACCTGCCCCTGTGCGATGCCACGCTGATCTCGCTCGACCGGGCGATCGGCGTGGACTGGCCAAGCCTCGTCAGATCGATCATGCACCAGCAAACATTGATGTTCGTGCTCAATGTTGCCTATGCAAGCCTGCACTATCAATGCCCGCTGCTGGTGCCGGTGCTGTTCTTCATGGGCCAGCAAGAAAAAAGGCATGCAGTTCGCTCTCGCCTGGTCGATTGCGCTGGCCGCGACGGTCCTCATCTCACCGTTCACGCCTGCTTTGGGCGGCTATCTTCACTATCAACTCGAGCCTAG
- a CDS encoding vitamin B12-dependent ribonucleotide reductase: protein MRIERRHTTQGQSPYAGIEFRQTTSEIRNPDGSVVFKLDNVEVPTEWSQVASDVLAQKYFRKAGVAARLKKVEEESVPSFLWRSVPDTEALSELPEKERYVSELSAKQVFDRLAGCWTYWGWKGGYFTSDEDAQTFYDELRYMLTKQMVAPNSPQWFNTGLHWAYGIDGPGQGHYYVDPFTGKLTKSKSAYEHPQPHACFIQGVSDDLVNEGGIMDLWVREARLFKYGSGTGSNFSRLRGEGERLSGGGRSSGLMSFLKIGDRAAGAIKSGGTTRRAAKMVVVDADHPDIETYIDWKVKEEQKVAALVTGSKINQKHLKAVLKACVNCEGSGDDCFDPEKNPALRREIKLARRSLVPDNYIKRVIQFAKQGYKDIQFDIYDTDWDSEAYLTVSGQNSNNSVSLKDDFLRAVETDGDWNLVGRTTKKITKTLKARDLWEKIGYAAWASADPGLHFNTTMNDWHTCKASGDIRASNPCSEYMFLDDTACNLASANLLTFYDIPSKRFDVEGYEHLCRLWTLVLEISVMMAQFPSKAIAELSYEFRTLGLGYANIGGLLMTMGLSYDSKEGRALCGALTAIMTGITYKTSAEIASELGTFPGYKKNAAHMLRVIRNHRRAAHGQSNGYEALSVNPVPMDLVSCPQADLVAHAQAAWDAALELGEKHGYRNAQTTVIAPTGTIGLVMDCDTTGIEPDFALVKFKKLAGGGYFKIINRAVPAALRALGYRESEIAEIEAYAVGHGSLSNAPGINVSTLKAKGFTDEAIAKVEKALPTAFDIKFAFNKWTFGEDFIRDQLGIGAEAIAAPGFDLLQAVGFTKREIEAANVHICGAMTVEGAPHLKAEHYPVFDCANPCGKVGKRYLSVESHIRMMSAAQPFISGAISKTINMPNDATVEDCKSAYMLSWKLALKANALYRDGSKLSQPLNSQLIADDEDEDDAVDHLYDKPMAARTAQVSEKIVEKLVERIIVMREREKMPDRRKGYTQKAVVGGHKVYLRTGEYDDGRIGEIFIDMHKEGAALRSFINNFAIAVSLGLQYGVPLDEYVDAFTFTRFEPAGPVQGNDSIKYATSILDYVFRELAVSYLSRFDLAHVDPSETGFDALGKGVEEGKEPGDHSHGASKLVSRGLTRSRTDNLVVMRGGSTAVAQGNDSAPSGGSKVTSLSSHGGGRAGDVLEGAVALKQEVSHDLSPTEKLEALQWSKAGSAATAAPSKAERRAEAKAKGYEGEMCSECGNFTLVRNGTCMKCDTCGSTTGCS from the coding sequence ATGCGGATTGAGCGGCGCCACACCACCCAGGGACAGTCACCTTACGCCGGGATCGAGTTCCGGCAGACCACGTCGGAGATCCGGAATCCCGACGGATCGGTCGTGTTCAAGCTCGACAATGTCGAGGTGCCGACCGAATGGTCGCAGGTCGCCTCCGACGTGCTCGCCCAGAAGTATTTCCGTAAAGCCGGCGTCGCCGCGCGCCTGAAGAAGGTCGAGGAGGAATCCGTCCCCTCCTTCCTGTGGCGCTCCGTGCCCGATACCGAGGCGCTCAGCGAGCTGCCTGAGAAAGAGCGCTATGTCAGCGAGCTCAGCGCAAAACAGGTGTTCGACCGCCTCGCCGGCTGCTGGACCTATTGGGGCTGGAAGGGCGGCTATTTCACCTCCGACGAGGACGCCCAGACCTTCTACGACGAGCTCCGCTACATGCTGACCAAGCAGATGGTCGCGCCGAACTCGCCGCAATGGTTCAACACCGGCCTGCACTGGGCCTATGGCATCGACGGTCCCGGCCAGGGCCATTATTACGTCGACCCCTTCACCGGCAAGCTGACCAAGTCGAAGTCGGCCTACGAGCATCCGCAGCCGCATGCCTGCTTCATCCAGGGCGTCAGTGACGACCTCGTCAACGAGGGCGGCATCATGGACCTCTGGGTCCGCGAGGCGCGCCTGTTCAAATACGGCTCCGGCACCGGCTCCAACTTCTCGCGCCTGCGCGGCGAAGGCGAACGCCTCTCCGGCGGCGGCCGCTCAAGCGGCCTGATGAGCTTCCTCAAGATCGGCGACCGCGCCGCCGGCGCCATCAAGTCGGGCGGCACCACCCGCCGCGCCGCCAAGATGGTCGTGGTCGACGCCGACCATCCCGATATCGAGACCTATATCGACTGGAAGGTGAAGGAGGAGCAGAAGGTCGCTGCCCTCGTCACCGGATCCAAGATCAACCAGAAGCACCTCAAGGCGGTGCTGAAGGCCTGCGTCAACTGCGAAGGTTCGGGCGACGACTGCTTCGACCCCGAGAAGAACCCGGCGCTGCGCCGCGAGATCAAGCTCGCGCGCCGCAGCCTCGTGCCGGACAATTACATCAAGCGAGTCATCCAGTTCGCCAAGCAGGGCTACAAGGACATCCAGTTCGACATCTACGACACCGACTGGGATTCGGAAGCCTATCTCACGGTCTCCGGCCAGAACTCCAACAACTCGGTCTCGCTGAAGGACGATTTCCTCCGTGCGGTCGAGACCGACGGCGACTGGAATCTCGTGGGCCGCACCACGAAGAAGATCACCAAGACGCTGAAGGCGCGCGACCTCTGGGAAAAAATCGGCTACGCCGCCTGGGCCTCGGCCGACCCGGGCCTGCACTTCAACACCACCATGAACGACTGGCACACCTGCAAGGCGTCCGGCGACATCCGTGCCTCCAATCCGTGCTCGGAATACATGTTCCTGGACGACACGGCGTGCAACCTCGCTTCCGCGAACCTGCTGACCTTCTACGACATCCCCTCCAAGCGTTTCGACGTCGAGGGTTACGAGCATCTCTGCCGCTTGTGGACGCTGGTGCTCGAGATCTCCGTGATGATGGCGCAGTTCCCATCGAAGGCAATCGCCGAGCTCTCCTACGAGTTCCGCACGCTCGGGCTCGGCTACGCCAATATCGGCGGCCTGCTGATGACCATGGGCCTGTCCTATGACAGCAAGGAAGGCCGTGCGCTCTGCGGCGCGCTGACCGCGATCATGACCGGCATCACCTACAAGACCTCGGCGGAGATCGCGTCCGAGCTCGGCACCTTCCCCGGCTACAAGAAGAACGCCGCGCACATGCTGCGCGTCATCCGCAACCATCGCCGCGCCGCCCATGGCCAGTCCAACGGCTACGAGGCGCTCTCGGTCAATCCCGTGCCGATGGACCTGGTCTCCTGCCCGCAAGCCGACCTGGTCGCGCATGCGCAGGCGGCCTGGGACGCGGCGCTCGAGCTCGGCGAGAAGCACGGCTATCGCAACGCCCAGACCACGGTGATCGCGCCCACGGGCACGATCGGCCTCGTGATGGATTGCGACACCACCGGCATCGAGCCGGACTTCGCGCTGGTGAAGTTCAAGAAGCTCGCCGGCGGCGGCTACTTCAAGATCATCAACCGCGCGGTCCCCGCGGCGCTGCGCGCGCTCGGCTATCGCGAGAGCGAGATCGCGGAGATCGAGGCCTACGCCGTCGGCCACGGCTCGCTCTCCAACGCGCCGGGCATCAACGTCTCGACGCTGAAGGCCAAGGGCTTCACTGATGAAGCCATCGCCAAGGTCGAGAAGGCGCTGCCGACCGCGTTCGACATCAAGTTCGCCTTCAACAAATGGACCTTTGGCGAGGACTTCATCCGCGACCAGCTCGGCATCGGTGCCGAAGCGATCGCGGCCCCCGGCTTCGACCTGCTCCAGGCCGTCGGTTTCACCAAGCGCGAGATCGAGGCGGCCAACGTCCACATCTGCGGCGCGATGACGGTGGAAGGTGCCCCGCACCTCAAGGCCGAGCACTATCCGGTGTTCGACTGCGCCAACCCTTGCGGCAAAGTCGGCAAGCGCTATCTCTCCGTCGAGAGCCACATCCGCATGATGTCGGCGGCGCAGCCCTTCATCTCGGGTGCGATCTCCAAGACCATCAACATGCCGAATGACGCCACGGTGGAGGACTGCAAGTCCGCCTACATGCTGTCGTGGAAGCTCGCGCTGAAGGCCAACGCGCTCTACCGCGACGGCTCGAAACTGTCGCAGCCGCTCAACTCTCAGCTCATCGCCGACGATGAGGACGAGGACGATGCGGTCGATCATCTCTACGACAAGCCGATGGCCGCGCGCACCGCGCAGGTCTCGGAAAAGATCGTCGAGAAGCTGGTCGAGCGCATCATCGTGATGCGCGAGCGCGAGAAGATGCCGGATCGCCGCAAGGGTTACACCCAGAAGGCCGTGGTCGGCGGGCATAAGGTGTACTTGCGCACCGGCGAGTATGACGACGGCCGCATCGGCGAGATCTTCATCGACATGCACAAGGAGGGCGCGGCGCTGCGCTCCTTCATCAACAACTTCGCCATCGCGGTGTCGCTGGGCCTCCAGTACGGCGTGCCGCTCGACGAATATGTCGACGCCTTCACCTTCACCCGCTTCGAGCCGGCGGGCCCCGTGCAGGGCAACGACTCGATCAAGTACGCGACCTCGATCCTCGACTACGTCTTCCGCGAGCTAGCGGTGAGCTACCTCAGCCGCTTCGACCTCGCCCATGTCGATCCCAGCGAGACCGGCTTCGACGCGCTCGGCAAGGGCGTCGAGGAAGGCAAGGAGCCCGGCGATCACAGCCACGGCGCCTCCAAGCTGGTGTCGCGCGGCCTCACCCGCTCCCGCACCGACAATTTGGTCGTCATGCGCGGCGGCTCGACCGCAGTCGCCCAAGGCAACGACAGCGCACCCTCCGGCGGCAGCAAGGTCACCTCGCTGTCCTCCCACGGTGGCGGTCGCGCCGGCGACGTCCTGGAAGGCGCGGTCGCGCTGAAGCAGGAAGTCAGCCACGACCTCTCGCCCACCGAGAAGCTGGAGGCCCTGCAGTGGAGCAAAGCCGGCAGCGCCGCCACCGCAGCGCCCAGCAAAGCCGAGCGCCGCGCGGAAGCGAAGGCGAAGGGCTACGAAGGCGAGATGTGCAGCGAGTGCGGCAACTTCACGCTGGTGCGGAATGGGACCTGCATGAAGTGCGATACTTGCGGAAGCACGACGGGGTGTAGCTGA
- a CDS encoding phosphatase PAP2 family protein: protein MQFALAWSIALAATVLISPFTPALGGYLHYQLEPRDFPEVRVVAAWLFAAPFHAVRDGSLNVIDLATLDGIITFPSFHAAAAVLMGWRWLAVPLLRWPMLALNALMLISSVPVGGHYIVDVIAGSLLAILSIAAVLW from the coding sequence ATGCAGTTCGCTCTCGCCTGGTCGATTGCGCTGGCCGCGACGGTCCTCATCTCACCGTTCACGCCTGCTTTGGGCGGCTATCTTCACTATCAACTCGAGCCTAGGGATTTTCCCGAGGTCCGCGTGGTCGCAGCCTGGTTGTTCGCCGCGCCCTTCCATGCCGTTCGCGACGGCAGCTTGAATGTGATCGACCTCGCGACGCTCGACGGCATCATCACCTTTCCGAGCTTCCACGCCGCTGCGGCGGTTCTGATGGGGTGGCGCTGGCTTGCCGTACCATTGCTGCGTTGGCCCATGCTCGCGCTCAACGCCCTGATGCTGATATCGTCGGTCCCCGTCGGTGGCCACTACATTGTCGATGTGATCGCGGGCAGCCTGCTGGCGATCCTTTCGATCGCCGCTGTATTGTGGTGA
- a CDS encoding DUF2442 domain-containing protein: MTISATSVRFDEHTMWVELSDGRTLGIPLAWFPRLLHATPDERNQVELSRVGLHWEALDEDISIAGLLAGRGDVTRTAEHAA, translated from the coding sequence ATGACCATTTCGGCAACTAGCGTTCGCTTCGACGAACACACGATGTGGGTCGAATTGTCCGATGGAAGGACACTCGGGATCCCGCTCGCGTGGTTTCCGCGCCTGCTGCATGCAACGCCAGACGAACGCAACCAGGTCGAGCTCAGCCGCGTCGGCTTGCACTGGGAAGCGCTTGACGAAGACATTTCCATTGCTGGCCTGCTCGCCGGACGTGGAGACGTCACGCGAACAGCCGAACACGCGGCGTGA
- a CDS encoding DUF4160 domain-containing protein — protein sequence MPVALRQGGLRYYFFSNEGQPPEPPHVHVKGGGRDAKIWLEPAISIADSYGFNPRELSNILRVVEDNRDLLLKAWHDHFGN from the coding sequence ATGCCAGTTGCATTGCGCCAGGGTGGCTTGCGCTACTACTTCTTCTCCAACGAAGGCCAGCCACCTGAGCCGCCGCACGTGCACGTCAAAGGCGGCGGCCGGGACGCCAAGATTTGGCTTGAGCCCGCCATATCAATAGCCGACAGTTATGGCTTCAATCCGCGGGAACTTTCGAATATCCTGCGCGTGGTAGAAGACAACCGCGATCTTCTTCTGAAGGCTTGGCATGACCATTTCGGCAACTAG
- a CDS encoding PhzF family phenazine biosynthesis protein, whose protein sequence is MTSVLRIAAFSDGNKDGNPAGVWIGEVLPDASRMQAIAADVGFAETAFAAPEGEAWRVRYFSPSMEVPFCGHATIALGAALAHRYGDRGFELHLNDAAISVSGRRDGNTIAAALQSPPTRSAPVDPSLRDALLDLFGYTIADLDPRIPPARIHAGADHVVLALTSRQALARMNYDFERGRALMTKAGLVTVALVSTETPQLFHVRNAFAAGGLVEDPATGAAAAAFAGYLRDLGWPHGGAIDIVQGEDMGFKSLIRAEIGEPAGSSIRVSGTARFMDEA, encoded by the coding sequence ATGACCTCAGTGCTCCGCATCGCCGCTTTCTCGGACGGCAACAAAGACGGCAATCCCGCCGGCGTCTGGATCGGCGAGGTCTTGCCGGATGCATCGCGGATGCAGGCGATCGCTGCGGATGTCGGGTTCGCCGAAACGGCCTTTGCCGCGCCGGAGGGCGAGGCGTGGCGCGTCCGCTACTTTTCGCCGTCGATGGAAGTGCCGTTCTGCGGGCATGCGACCATCGCATTGGGAGCGGCGCTGGCGCACCGCTACGGCGATCGAGGCTTCGAGCTGCATTTGAACGACGCCGCCATTTCCGTTTCGGGCCGCCGCGACGGCAACACCATTGCGGCGGCGCTGCAATCGCCGCCGACGCGCAGCGCGCCGGTCGATCCGTCGCTGCGTGACGCCCTGCTCGACCTGTTCGGCTACACCATCGCCGATCTCGACCCCAGAATCCCACCCGCCAGGATTCACGCCGGTGCCGATCATGTCGTGCTCGCGCTGACCTCGCGCCAGGCGCTCGCACGCATGAATTACGATTTCGAACGCGGCCGCGCCCTGATGACAAAAGCAGGTCTGGTCACCGTCGCGCTGGTGAGCACGGAAACGCCGCAGCTGTTCCACGTCCGCAATGCCTTTGCCGCCGGCGGTCTCGTCGAAGATCCCGCGACGGGTGCCGCCGCCGCCGCGTTCGCCGGATATCTGCGCGACCTCGGCTGGCCGCACGGCGGCGCCATCGATATCGTCCAGGGCGAAGACATGGGGTTCAAGTCGCTGATCCGCGCAGAGATCGGCGAGCCCGCCGGCAGCTCGATCCGCGTCTCGGGAACGGCACGCTTCATGGACGAAGCGTGA
- a CDS encoding ParB N-terminal domain-containing protein, which translates to MPKPESFPIEKIFVPTKMKKALKPEVVGEIAESILDIGQQAPISVRIDGDRLVLVEGLHRLEACKALGETTILGVLVPAELAQHKPQLSERPEVEAERIKMARLKQLRLEKEAAEASTAALKSINATESPRTPSTKGVRDNPKASPGRTAKSAPKTLSDWITQQKGTGGRY; encoded by the coding sequence ATGCCCAAACCGGAAAGCTTCCCGATCGAGAAGATTTTCGTTCCCACGAAAATGAAGAAGGCGCTCAAGCCCGAGGTCGTCGGGGAGATCGCGGAAAGCATTCTGGACATCGGACAACAGGCCCCTATTTCCGTTCGGATCGACGGAGACCGCCTCGTTCTGGTCGAGGGACTGCATCGGCTCGAAGCCTGCAAGGCGCTCGGCGAGACGACCATTCTCGGTGTCCTGGTCCCGGCCGAGCTTGCTCAACACAAACCGCAGCTGTCCGAACGGCCCGAAGTCGAGGCTGAGCGCATCAAGATGGCGCGATTGAAACAGTTGCGCCTCGAGAAGGAGGCCGCAGAGGCATCGACGGCCGCCTTGAAGAGCATCAACGCAACAGAATCGCCGCGAACCCCGTCGACGAAAGGCGTTCGCGACAATCCGAAGGCATCACCGGGACGGACTGCGAAATCGGCGCCGAAAACATTGTCGGACTGGATCACGCAGCAAAAGGGCACCGGCGGCCGCTATTGA